A DNA window from Bacteroidia bacterium contains the following coding sequences:
- a CDS encoding glycine--tRNA ligase, producing MNEDHFKNIISHAKEYGFIFQSSEIYDGLSAVYDYGQNGAELKNNLRQYWWKSMVQLHENIVGIDSAIFMHPTIWKASGHVDAFNDPLIDNKDSKKRYRADVLIEEHVGKIEAKMEKEVEKAAKRFGETFDEKMYRATNPRVQEYQKQVDSINAKFKDCLDRGDLEGVRQIIVDCEIVCPVSGSRNWTEVRQFNLMFSTQMGSVSEDAGTIYLRPETAQGIFVNFLNVQKTGRMKIPFGIAQTGKAFRNEIVARQFIFRMREFEQMEMQFFVKPGTEMEWYHQWKATRMKWHHSLGFPENKYRFHDHLKLAHYANAACDIEFEFPFGFKELEGIHSRTDFDLGSHEKFSGKKLQYFDPEENKSYVPYVVETSIGLDRLFLATLSASLKTEKIDDGSERTVLSLPPFLSPVKAAVLPLVNKDGLPEKAREIMDLLKYDHRVFYEEKDTIGKRYRRQDAVGTPLCITVDHQTLTDQTVTIRDRDTMKQERVALSALREIVDKKVSWREALRTSN from the coding sequence ATGAACGAAGACCACTTTAAAAACATTATTTCGCACGCCAAAGAGTATGGCTTTATATTTCAAAGCTCAGAGATCTATGACGGTCTCAGTGCCGTATACGATTATGGTCAGAACGGGGCGGAATTAAAGAACAACCTGCGTCAGTACTGGTGGAAGAGCATGGTACAGCTGCACGAGAACATTGTGGGGATTGATTCCGCCATTTTCATGCATCCCACCATTTGGAAGGCTTCAGGACATGTGGATGCATTTAACGATCCTTTGATTGACAACAAGGATTCAAAAAAACGATACCGGGCAGATGTACTCATTGAGGAGCATGTGGGAAAGATCGAGGCGAAGATGGAGAAAGAGGTGGAAAAAGCTGCCAAGCGTTTTGGAGAAACCTTTGATGAAAAGATGTACAGGGCTACCAACCCAAGGGTTCAGGAATATCAAAAGCAGGTTGACTCGATCAATGCCAAATTCAAGGATTGCCTTGATCGGGGTGATTTAGAAGGGGTCCGTCAGATTATTGTTGACTGTGAAATTGTGTGCCCGGTTTCCGGGTCAAGAAACTGGACGGAGGTGCGGCAGTTCAATCTTATGTTTTCTACCCAAATGGGCTCCGTGAGTGAAGATGCGGGCACCATTTATCTTCGACCGGAGACAGCGCAGGGTATTTTTGTAAATTTTTTGAATGTGCAGAAGACCGGGAGGATGAAGATTCCGTTTGGTATTGCACAAACGGGAAAGGCGTTCCGCAACGAAATTGTTGCCAGGCAGTTTATATTCCGGATGAGGGAATTTGAACAAATGGAAATGCAGTTTTTTGTGAAGCCGGGAACCGAAATGGAGTGGTACCATCAATGGAAGGCAACTCGCATGAAATGGCACCACAGTCTTGGGTTTCCTGAAAACAAATACCGTTTTCACGATCACCTGAAGCTGGCGCACTACGCGAACGCCGCCTGCGACATAGAATTTGAATTCCCGTTTGGTTTTAAAGAACTGGAAGGAATTCATTCCCGTACGGATTTTGACCTGGGCAGTCATGAGAAATTCTCCGGAAAGAAGTTGCAGTATTTCGATCCGGAGGAGAATAAGAGTTATGTGCCTTATGTGGTAGAAACGAGCATAGGATTAGACCGCTTGTTCCTGGCAACCTTATCCGCCTCGCTGAAAACAGAAAAGATCGATGACGGTTCAGAGCGTACGGTTCTTAGTCTGCCCCCTTTTCTTTCGCCTGTTAAAGCCGCTGTTTTACCATTGGTAAATAAGGACGGACTCCCGGAAAAAGCACGTGAAATCATGGATCTGCTGAAGTATGATCACAGGGTCTTCTATGAAGAAAAAGACACTATTGGGAAGCGTTACCGCCGGCAGGATGCTGTGGGTACTCCACTCTGTATTACGGTAGATCATCAAACGCTAACGGACCAAACAGTTACCATTCGTGATCGGGATACGATGAAGCAGGAGCGGGTTGCGCTATCTGCCTTGCGCGAGATCGTGGATAAGAAAGTGAGCTGGCGGGAGGCGTTGAGGACATCAAACTGA
- a CDS encoding tetratricopeptide repeat protein, translating into MRPTLILLLLFTLFTSTASDRKTDSLLQIINNSKVDTVLMKTHYELLRRLKSNDPGTAIQHGKLALAYALRGTDLRLLGKIYNNLGTAYGNVGSNIKAYDHYMLAYKTHLQDKDSVAAYIAWYNIGLIRSDEGKLNEAMEYYVAARKVFQMYNDTNNMVLPIMGTGGVYAKLGKYQESLKEFQDAREIIERTGDMRKLSTALNNIASTYAYMGDWQGSYNTFKEALELHRSQGSWEGVSMVMFNISTPLMKMGKVNEAMMMLDSSIMISKSKGYLHNLGVAYQNKAELLMQLKRWNDAEEYVKKGIEIAREFKEGDVLISLYHSAHKIYEQKGDYKGALHYFTLSTELRDSLVNVERLKVEATEKEFEKEMVQKEKDLLNKEKELEEQRVKNTRMAGALMLAALAVVIVVLYLRYLGKQKSNRILQEMNAIIAQKNKDITDSISYASRIQQAILPEKEMKFRLFPEAFVLLLPRDVVSGDFYWFGERNGDRIIAAVDCTGHGVPGAFMSMIGNAFLNQIVLEDGITDPGQILNRLREKVKHSLKQTGAEDDSRDGMDAALCVISPGNKVKYAGANNPLWIFRNDGTFSDIKPDKLPVGTALVTERPFTTHSVDLSAGDLVYIFSDGFADQFGGSNNKKMTNRKFREFIQGISRLSCREQEEKLRAWFTEWKGAFEQTDDVLVIGVRMT; encoded by the coding sequence GTGAGACCGACCCTGATCCTTCTGCTCCTTTTTACGCTCTTTACCAGCACGGCTTCCGACCGGAAAACCGATTCCCTCCTGCAGATCATTAATAACAGCAAGGTAGATACCGTGCTGATGAAAACCCATTATGAGCTGCTCCGGCGGCTGAAGAGCAACGACCCCGGAACAGCAATTCAGCACGGAAAACTTGCGCTGGCTTACGCTTTGAGAGGAACCGACCTGCGGCTGCTGGGAAAGATTTACAACAACCTCGGTACGGCCTATGGCAATGTTGGAAGCAATATCAAGGCTTACGATCATTATATGCTGGCGTACAAAACGCATTTGCAGGATAAGGATTCCGTGGCGGCATATATAGCTTGGTACAATATCGGTCTCATCCGGAGCGATGAAGGCAAACTCAACGAAGCCATGGAGTACTATGTGGCGGCACGTAAGGTTTTTCAGATGTACAACGATACCAACAACATGGTGCTGCCGATTATGGGCACGGGCGGTGTGTATGCCAAGCTGGGGAAGTACCAGGAATCGCTGAAAGAATTCCAGGATGCCAGGGAGATTATTGAACGCACGGGCGACATGAGAAAATTATCTACCGCCCTGAATAATATTGCCAGCACCTACGCGTATATGGGTGACTGGCAGGGATCGTATAACACATTTAAGGAAGCGCTGGAGTTACACCGTTCACAGGGGAGCTGGGAAGGAGTTTCTATGGTAATGTTCAATATTTCCACGCCTTTGATGAAGATGGGAAAGGTGAATGAAGCCATGATGATGCTGGATTCCTCTATTATGATCAGTAAGAGCAAAGGATACCTGCATAATCTGGGTGTTGCCTACCAGAATAAAGCAGAATTGCTGATGCAGCTGAAGCGCTGGAACGATGCGGAGGAATATGTAAAGAAAGGAATAGAGATAGCACGTGAATTCAAGGAAGGAGATGTACTGATTTCCCTTTACCACAGCGCGCATAAAATCTATGAACAGAAAGGTGATTATAAAGGAGCGTTGCATTATTTTACTTTGTCCACGGAACTCCGCGATTCTCTGGTGAACGTGGAAAGACTCAAAGTGGAGGCCACGGAGAAGGAATTTGAAAAGGAAATGGTGCAAAAGGAAAAGGATCTGCTGAACAAGGAAAAGGAACTGGAGGAACAACGGGTGAAAAATACACGCATGGCGGGTGCGCTGATGCTGGCGGCACTGGCAGTGGTGATAGTGGTTCTTTATTTGCGTTACCTGGGCAAGCAAAAATCGAATCGTATCTTACAGGAGATGAATGCGATTATCGCTCAAAAAAACAAGGATATAACCGACAGTATCTCCTATGCGTCGCGGATACAGCAGGCGATTCTTCCGGAGAAGGAAATGAAATTCCGGCTTTTTCCGGAAGCCTTTGTCCTGCTTCTGCCGCGCGATGTAGTGAGTGGGGATTTCTATTGGTTTGGAGAAAGAAACGGCGACCGGATCATTGCAGCGGTGGATTGCACGGGGCATGGTGTTCCCGGGGCGTTTATGAGTATGATAGGCAATGCTTTTCTGAACCAGATTGTGCTGGAGGATGGTATAACGGATCCGGGGCAAATACTGAACAGACTCAGAGAAAAGGTGAAGCATTCTCTTAAGCAAACAGGAGCGGAAGACGACAGCCGCGATGGGATGGATGCCGCACTATGCGTGATCAGTCCGGGTAATAAGGTGAAGTACGCAGGGGCGAATAATCCGCTGTGGATCTTCCGAAATGACGGAACGTTCAGCGACATCAAGCCTGATAAACTGCCGGTGGGAACCGCCCTGGTGACTGAGAGGCCATTTACCACGCACAGTGTAGATCTGAGTGCAGGGGATTTAGTCTATATCTTTTCGGATGGTTTTGCCGACCAGTTCGGGGGGTCTAACAATAAGAAAATGACCAACCGTAAATTCCGTGAATTCATTCAGGGCATCAGCCGCCTCTCCTGCCGTGAACAGGAAGAAAAACTGAGAGCCTGGTTTACGGAATGGAAGGGCGCATTCGAACAAACCGACGATGTGCTGGTGATAGGTGTACGAATGACCTGA
- a CDS encoding gliding motility-associated C-terminal domain-containing protein has translation MSAFNFGKVLISKGMIFLIITFLFTYSLSARSDSAFYIKKCGLGYTTASVTLAQRGTLTGVLQPAGMNLTGIPSSAIIERAFFYAQSSGNGVPVTLNITNPALSSFSIPLNITGSDTDKCWGFSGTYLYKADITSVICGNGSYVISGLPTILTDPNNDMDGASIIVVYRDTTISTWNGELLLIEGPEIRKNVPGAYAQFFSGLSLPCNSSYSRQGIILSDVETYPFQTVFPGSTVNSTPGMWTLIDTTRISYVQPGPLHFHFGTTMSSTECYSAAVKWAYSRSTCCLNCNNLPVLLTFTDSLPADCFGNATGTATTYPSLGIPPYSYSWSTNPVQTTQSATGLSAGSYTIVVTDASGCNYKVTDSVLITSPTGLGILNPQLVIPTCYGSTNGSIIVSPLGGTPPYSYLWSTGATTNFISGIPAGAYSVSITDANGCVIQPLISLTEPPVLQSNLIVASATCNGSCNGFAYANPFGGSAPYSFLWQNGSTTFTSSGLCAGTYSVLVTDAAGCVDTANFQVSQPATPLSLSSNATNVSCYMYSNGTALVLPSGGDPPYSYVWMPGSLSTASPTGLGAGQYTVAVTDSNGCMVKDTVQVMSPFPLVLSAIQDTNICMGDSVLFIANATGGNPGYSYTWMPQGSNGNAFWASPSSQTTYTLSVTDVNNCPSNPVSFTVTPYPPPQPILTLSSPDSIIHLGEELCIDQNSLNTQSTSYILTNLTQSPVSSWCFFAQDTGIACFDFTLLNTIGCRVDTTLCLRVFGTYYPNIFTPNGDGINDVLLFPNSGMSEMKCDIYNRWGNLVVHLQGDKMQWEGFTASGIPASEGVYYYLLTGEYADGQSTTYSGYFHLVR, from the coding sequence ATGAGTGCGTTTAATTTTGGGAAGGTGTTGATTTCAAAGGGAATGATCTTTTTAATCATCACCTTTCTTTTTACATATTCATTATCAGCTCGTTCCGACAGCGCCTTCTACATTAAAAAGTGCGGCCTTGGGTACACTACTGCTTCCGTAACACTTGCGCAAAGAGGCACTCTAACCGGAGTTTTACAACCTGCGGGCATGAATTTAACCGGAATACCTTCGAGCGCGATCATTGAACGAGCCTTTTTCTATGCCCAATCCTCAGGAAATGGGGTTCCTGTAACATTGAATATTACCAATCCTGCCTTGTCAAGTTTCAGTATTCCATTGAATATTACCGGAAGCGATACAGATAAGTGTTGGGGTTTTTCTGGGACATATCTTTACAAAGCAGATATTACTTCTGTGATCTGTGGCAATGGTTCGTATGTGATTTCCGGGTTACCGACAATACTGACCGACCCAAATAATGATATGGATGGAGCCAGCATTATAGTTGTTTACAGAGACACAACTATTTCAACCTGGAATGGTGAGCTTCTATTAATAGAGGGTCCGGAGATCAGGAAAAATGTTCCAGGGGCTTATGCACAATTCTTCTCAGGTTTGTCTCTACCTTGTAATAGCAGTTATTCAAGGCAGGGGATAATCCTTTCAGACGTTGAAACCTATCCGTTTCAAACGGTGTTTCCAGGGTCAACTGTTAATTCAACTCCAGGAATGTGGACGCTAATTGATACAACCAGGATATCTTATGTTCAACCCGGACCGCTTCACTTTCACTTTGGCACAACCATGTCTTCAACAGAATGTTACTCTGCTGCAGTAAAATGGGCATATTCCAGATCAACTTGTTGCCTCAATTGCAATAACCTTCCTGTACTTCTAACATTTACAGATAGCTTACCGGCAGATTGTTTCGGTAATGCTACGGGGACAGCTACTACTTATCCCAGCTTGGGGATTCCACCATATTCTTATTCATGGTCGACTAACCCTGTTCAAACAACACAGTCGGCAACGGGATTATCGGCGGGAAGTTACACGATCGTAGTTACTGACGCTTCTGGATGCAATTATAAGGTCACTGATAGCGTTTTAATAACTTCCCCAACCGGATTGGGAATTTTAAATCCTCAGTTAGTCATTCCAACTTGTTATGGTAGCACAAACGGAAGTATTATTGTTTCACCTCTGGGAGGTACACCCCCATATTCATATTTATGGTCGACTGGCGCAACTACTAACTTTATATCAGGAATACCAGCAGGAGCTTATTCCGTTTCAATTACGGATGCTAATGGTTGTGTAATTCAGCCACTAATCTCATTAACAGAGCCTCCGGTATTGCAATCAAATCTGATCGTTGCCTCTGCTACATGCAATGGTAGTTGCAACGGGTTTGCTTATGCAAATCCTTTCGGTGGTTCTGCACCGTACTCTTTTTTATGGCAGAACGGCTCCACAACGTTCACCTCCTCGGGCCTTTGCGCAGGCACCTACTCAGTACTGGTAACTGATGCAGCTGGTTGTGTTGACACGGCTAATTTTCAGGTTTCGCAACCCGCAACACCACTGTCCTTGAGCAGCAACGCCACAAATGTTTCTTGTTACATGTATAGTAACGGCACAGCACTAGTATTGCCTAGTGGTGGCGATCCGCCGTATAGCTATGTATGGATGCCGGGGTCGCTTTCAACCGCCTCTCCAACTGGCTTGGGTGCGGGACAGTACACTGTAGCAGTCACGGATTCCAACGGGTGCATGGTAAAGGACACCGTGCAAGTCATGTCTCCTTTTCCATTGGTTTTGAGCGCCATTCAGGACACAAATATCTGCATGGGAGACAGTGTTCTGTTTATAGCTAACGCAACGGGTGGTAATCCCGGGTATTCTTACACGTGGATGCCCCAAGGGTCTAATGGAAACGCATTTTGGGCATCTCCTTCTTCCCAAACTACATACACATTGTCCGTGACGGATGTTAACAACTGTCCTTCGAATCCAGTTTCTTTTACCGTCACGCCGTATCCCCCCCCTCAACCAATTTTAACCCTGAGCAGCCCGGATTCAATCATCCATTTAGGGGAGGAGTTATGTATTGATCAGAACTCCCTTAATACACAATCAACCAGTTATATTCTAACTAATTTAACCCAATCACCAGTCAGTAGCTGGTGCTTTTTCGCCCAGGACACAGGAATTGCTTGTTTTGATTTTACTTTGCTTAATACTATTGGGTGTAGGGTTGATACAACTTTATGTTTAAGAGTATTCGGTACATATTACCCGAACATTTTTACACCGAACGGAGATGGGATAAATGATGTTCTGTTATTTCCTAATTCCGGAATGTCTGAAATGAAATGTGACATCTATAACCGGTGGGGAAATTTGGTCGTTCATCTTCAGGGCGACAAGATGCAGTGGGAAGGTTTTACGGCGAGTGGTATTCCTGCTTCTGAGGGGGTTTACTATTATCTCCTCACCGGAGAATACGCAGATGGGCAATCAACAACCTATTCAGGTTATTTTCACCTGGTTCGATAA
- a CDS encoding T9SS type A sorting domain-containing protein, whose protein sequence is MKNTKLILTALIIFSAVFVNAQCTIVADAGPNTIQMPCCAPPTIGGSPTGSSTGCSCTLFSYSWSPSTGLSSTTVANPTAAPGATTTYTVTVTHQTCGYATDAVTVTYRQDLSCCRIGDILEAPTKPNSEITIFPNPSGGEFNLKLPASSELKSVRVYNSVGELIQEQTAKEGVVSIDIRNQSNGLYFIQVVCGDKVLLFDKVLKE, encoded by the coding sequence ATGAAAAACACAAAGCTAATATTGACTGCTCTAATAATCTTTAGTGCAGTCTTTGTCAATGCTCAATGTACAATTGTAGCAGATGCAGGACCAAACACAATTCAAATGCCATGTTGTGCACCACCAACTATTGGCGGAAGTCCAACCGGGAGTTCTACAGGATGTTCATGTACATTGTTTAGTTACAGCTGGTCTCCGTCAACAGGCTTAAGTAGTACAACTGTCGCTAATCCAACTGCTGCACCGGGTGCTACAACCACCTATACTGTTACAGTAACTCATCAAACATGTGGATATGCCACAGATGCGGTGACTGTAACTTACAGGCAGGACCTTTCTTGCTGCAGGATTGGGGATATTCTTGAAGCACCAACTAAGCCGAATTCAGAAATTACGATCTTTCCTAACCCTTCTGGAGGAGAATTTAACCTGAAGTTGCCCGCTTCAAGCGAGTTAAAATCCGTTAGAGTTTACAATTCTGTTGGCGAATTGATTCAAGAGCAAACGGCAAAGGAAGGAGTAGTTTCTATCGATATTCGCAATCAATCCAATGGGCTATATTTCATTCAGGTGGTGTGTGGAGACAAAGTATTGTTATTTGATAAAGTCCTCAAGGAGTAG
- a CDS encoding SpoIIE family protein phosphatase — MRIFFILLLLLPAVLRPEKVVTLRPGDPIREIGSNLEYFRDSTASLNFETVCRLKSEGRFLQSPSNVLNFNLTSDVIWLHGWFTADGVGPWYLESNNPSITRLTYYIRVNHGEWRFDTLGLTVPLNRRELHLYRLIHPIDIMPGDTAEVFISAFDYAPLLIQIRAGTLDRFFENDHQGNRLHGVYFGLIIMMILYNAFLYVTNRESVYLYYVGYMVFNALFVSIVNGYLILLPEWMDVVLISQSTIIPALFSVFGVLFTITFLNLAKYAPVWRKIMIALLVLPATAFLFTLLGFGRTGFSLLQLGGMLFAVCTLVVGIVVYLRGYRPAKFYLLGFGSYFIGLFFLIMVDVIHLPYHDEAIVVLEIGGAMEAIMLSFAIGDKLNISTKEKQLAQAEALRAATENERIIREQNVVLENKVNERTKEIALQKDIIEDKNKDILGSIQYARRIQKALIASDIKMQKILGDHFIFYRPKDIVSGDFYWAEETPAGDSLLCVGDCTGHGVPGAFMSLLNITFLNEALTRHPDGDPAAMLNYVRKQVIRSLAADAEGGKDGMDAVMIRLNRKSGELSAACANNPMWIVRKNEVLELPPDKMPVGKHHMVESEFRNKFFRLEKNDLLILFTDGYADQFGGEKYGKAGGKKFKYKNLMALLQTHSGLTGDVLVKLLDDTLAEWKGNLEQVDDILLIGIRY; from the coding sequence ATGCGGATTTTCTTTATTCTGCTCCTGCTCTTGCCTGCGGTTCTCCGGCCGGAGAAAGTGGTGACCCTTCGCCCCGGTGATCCGATCCGCGAAATAGGTTCGAACCTGGAGTATTTCAGAGACAGCACCGCTTCGCTGAACTTTGAAACAGTGTGCCGGCTGAAAAGCGAGGGGAGATTTCTGCAGAGTCCGTCCAATGTGCTGAATTTTAATCTTACCTCGGATGTGATCTGGTTGCACGGATGGTTTACTGCGGACGGCGTAGGACCCTGGTACCTGGAATCAAACAATCCCAGCATCACCCGGCTCACCTATTACATCCGGGTGAACCATGGAGAGTGGCGGTTCGATACCTTAGGCCTTACTGTGCCGCTAAACAGAAGAGAACTGCACCTTTACCGGCTGATCCATCCTATTGATATAATGCCTGGTGATACCGCAGAGGTATTCATCAGCGCGTTCGATTACGCCCCCCTCCTCATTCAGATCCGGGCCGGAACGCTGGACCGTTTTTTTGAGAACGACCATCAGGGAAACCGACTGCACGGTGTTTATTTTGGCCTGATCATTATGATGATACTGTACAATGCTTTTCTCTATGTAACCAATCGGGAATCGGTGTACCTGTATTACGTGGGCTATATGGTTTTTAATGCCCTGTTCGTATCCATCGTCAACGGGTACCTCATCCTTCTTCCTGAATGGATGGATGTGGTTCTGATCAGCCAGTCAACTATTATACCGGCACTATTCAGTGTGTTTGGAGTGCTTTTTACTATTACGTTCCTCAACCTGGCAAAATATGCACCTGTATGGAGGAAAATCATGATTGCATTGCTGGTACTGCCTGCCACTGCATTTTTGTTTACGCTTCTGGGATTTGGCCGCACGGGATTTTCTCTACTTCAGCTCGGTGGTATGTTATTCGCAGTTTGCACACTGGTGGTAGGCATTGTGGTTTATCTGCGTGGTTACCGGCCGGCAAAGTTTTACCTGCTGGGATTCGGTTCTTATTTTATCGGCTTGTTCTTTCTCATAATGGTGGATGTTATTCATTTGCCTTATCATGATGAAGCCATTGTAGTGTTGGAGATCGGTGGTGCGATGGAGGCTATTATGCTTTCATTCGCCATTGGGGATAAGCTGAATATATCCACGAAAGAAAAACAACTTGCCCAGGCCGAAGCACTGCGGGCGGCTACAGAAAATGAGCGCATTATCCGGGAGCAAAATGTAGTGCTGGAAAACAAAGTGAACGAACGAACAAAAGAGATTGCACTGCAAAAGGATATTATCGAAGACAAGAATAAAGATATCCTTGGGAGCATTCAGTATGCGCGCAGGATTCAGAAGGCGCTGATCGCAAGCGATATCAAAATGCAGAAAATTCTCGGAGATCATTTTATTTTTTACCGGCCAAAGGATATTGTAAGCGGCGATTTTTACTGGGCGGAGGAAACACCCGCGGGCGACAGCCTGCTTTGCGTTGGTGACTGCACCGGTCACGGCGTGCCGGGAGCTTTTATGAGCCTGTTGAATATTACATTTCTCAACGAGGCGCTGACCCGGCATCCGGACGGAGATCCGGCAGCCATGCTGAATTATGTACGGAAACAGGTAATCCGCTCACTGGCGGCAGATGCCGAAGGAGGGAAAGATGGCATGGATGCGGTGATGATCAGGCTGAACCGAAAGTCAGGCGAACTTAGCGCCGCCTGTGCCAATAATCCCATGTGGATCGTCAGAAAGAATGAAGTACTGGAATTGCCTCCGGATAAAATGCCGGTGGGGAAACACCATATGGTTGAATCAGAATTCCGCAATAAGTTTTTCCGGCTCGAGAAAAATGACCTGCTCATACTTTTTACCGACGGTTATGCCGACCAGTTCGGAGGAGAAAAATACGGAAAGGCGGGGGGGAAGAAATTCAAATACAAAAACCTTATGGCGCTGCTGCAAACCCACAGCGGCCTTACCGGGGATGTCTTGGTTAAGCTGCTGGATGATACCCTCGCAGAATGGAAAGGGAACCTGGAGCAAGTGGATGATATCCTGCTGATCGGCATTCGCTACTGA